CCCGCTCCCATCCTGGAGCGTCTCGTGGACCTCGCGCACCGTGCGCGCGCCCCCGTCCCACAGCACCCGCAGGATGGCCAGCTCGGCATCCGTGGGTCGCGGCAGCTTTCCTCGGCTCATGGCTTCCTCTCTCCTCACCGCTTCCTACGCATAGTTATACGAACGATTTCGTAGGTGTCAACGAAGCCTTTCGTACTTTGTGGGCAGGATGCCCTGGAGGGAGGGAGGAGCAGGCGGCGCGGGGGAGCCCCCTGGGGGTGGTTGCCTTGAAAGGCCCCGGACGCTGCACACCCTGGAGGGGAGGGGGCACGCGATGATTGAAGCGGTGAAGCTCTGGAACGAGCCGAACAACAAGTCCCACTGGGACCTGGAGCTCGACAAGGACTGGCTCATCTATTCGCGGATGGTGCGGCTGGCGGGGGCGGCGGTTCGTGCGGAGCACCCGACGCTGCCTCGGGTGCTGGGGGGCATGTCGCCCATCGACCCCGGCTTCCTGGAGCGCCTGGACCGGCAGGGGGCCCTGGACGAGGTGGACGTGGTGGCGGTGCATGGTTTCCCCCTGGATTGGAACCACTGGCCCATCGACGAGTGGCCCCTGCGCATCGCGGAGGTGCGCGCGGTGTCCCGCCACCCGGTGTGGGTGACGGAGGTGGGGGTGTCCTCCTTCGGCGCGGAGGAGGTGCAGGAGTTCGGCCTCCGGCGCACCGCGGAGCTGCTGCTGGGCCGGGTGGAGCGGCTCCACTGGTACAGCCTCTATGACCTGCCCAGGGCGTGGCCCGCCACGACGCGCCACCGCGAGGCGGAAGGGTCTTCCTACTACCGGCACTTCCACATGGGGCTGCTGCGCGAGGACGGAACGCCGAAGCGCGCGCTGCGCCACTTCGCGGACTACACGCCGCAGCTGGGCATCTGCCAGTGGTTCCACTTCCAGGACCCGCGTCTGGACGAGGCGGTGGCGTGGCTGAAGAAGCTGGGCGTGCGCCACCTGCGCACGGGCTTGAGCTGGGCGGACAGCCTGAGGCCCGGAGCGGAAGAGTGGTTCGACCAGCAGATGCGCGCGCTGGAGGACTTCGACGTGACGCTCACCTACTGCTTCACGCCTGAGTCGTGCGGCATGACCGCGCACCACACCAGCCCTCCGAACCACGTGGAGGAGTACGCGGACTTCTGCGCGCGGATGACGCGGCGCTACGCCAGCTAGGCCGCCAGGAGGCTGTCTCCGATTACGAAGCAGGTGGTCCTGCGGCCTGGGCAATGGAGCGCCAGAGGCGTGAGGCCCACCGGCCCAGGAGAGCCCGGGTACGCTGAAGGAGGCTGCCCTCTGAAGGCTTCACCCCGTGGGAGGGTTCGTGAAGGCTGGTGCGAGGAGGCTCGGGCTGGATGCACCTCCCTGGGGAGGAGGCGTTCCACCCTGTTCGACCGTCGGACAGGTTGCCCAAGGCCGATCCCATCGCGTCCTTCCCAGCGCACTCCGCGCCGTGCCCACCGGACGCGAGTCCTGGAGGAGAGACTGGCGCGAGGTGACGGAGGCCATCTGCCTCCACCCCGGGGCATGCCTCCAGCGCCTCGTCTTTCACGGTGGCTGCCAAGGGAACTCCGAGGTCACGCGCCTCATGCGCTTCGTCTTGCGCGTTGGCTGATGCCGGGGCCACAAGCGGCCCCTGCTTCTCCTGGGCGAGATCTTCTTCGGGCGAGCAATGCGCCTGGGGTGCAGGAGCGAAGGCATTCAGCACGAGCTCATCGCAAGCCTTCAGTAGTGCCGGCAGTTCCTGCTGAAGCGCCTGCACGTTGCGCTCCGACAGGGCCCCCATTGTGCAGGTGGCCCACTCGCGCAGCGCCTCACCACCCATGTGTGGTACCAGTTGGGCTGCACCTCCCAGGAACGCCCTCTGCAGGGACTGAACGAGGAGCACGTGCCCGGGACGGTCAGCCACCCGCGCCGCCTGCCGCAGCAACTCGAACTCGAGCTGCGCGCAGGTTGCACCCGGCTCCCAGCGCGCCGCATTCCAAAGCGCGAAGCACGTACTCCCCAGCCGGTCCAGATCGAGGTCCGAGGCCCTCGCGCAGCAGTCGACCAGCAGCTCCACCAGCACCTGCCGCCTGAGGCTGAAGTAGCCCTCCAGAAGCCACCGGGCCTCCGGGGAGCGCTCGTCATGCAGCGCCAGGCCCAGGTTCTCCAGCGTCAGCGACTCATCCAGCGCCACCGCGCGCGTCTTGCGTCCGGGGCGCTGCACCACCAGGCCCCGCGCCGCCAGCCGTCGCAGCGCCTCACGGATGGTGCCCCGGCATACCTCATAGCGACGCGCCAGCTTCGCTTCGGAGCCGAATTGCCCGCTCGGGTGCAGCCGCCCCAGCGCGATGTCGCGCTCGATTTGCGCCTCCACATAGGCCACGAGTCCTCCCCGTCCCATCCCCATTCCCCCCTCCTCGTCCCAGTATCGCCATCCAACCACAGGGGTCTGACATGGACGTTCGGGGCCCACCCTCCTCCGCGTCGCTTGCCGGGCCAGTGCACCCCCGGGCCGCATGGGGCGAAAACCTGTCCGACTGTCGGACAAGTTCGCGGACTCCATGGGGCGAAAACCTGTCCGACTGTCGGACAGGTTTTGAGGCAACCGGTCCCGGGCGGGTGCCTCTGTTCGTGCCCCACCTTCGCGTCCGCGCAGGCATGACGTCGCGTCCCCGCGAAGCATCGCGACCTGGGGCCTCATGCGGCGAAGCTTGTCTGACAGTCGGACAGGTTTTGAGGGCACCGGCCCCGGGCGGGCGCCTCTGGCTGTGCCCCATCTTCGCGTCCGCGCACGTATGACGTTGTGCCCCGCTCGGGCTGGCGCGGCCTCGGGCCCCATGTGGCGAAGCTTGTCCGACTGTCGGACAGGTTTTGAGTCAATCGGGCCCGGGCGGGTGCCTCCACCCGGGGCACTCCCTTGGCGTCAACGCACGCTCGACGTCGCGGTCCATCGCCGTGCTCGGCGATGCGTGTCCTCGTCTTCAACCTGTCCGACAGTCGGACAGGTTTGGGAAAGGGGCGCGCGGCGGGCGCCTCCATTCATGAACCTGACCTGGCGCTTGCGTGCACCACGCCATGGCCTACCGCCGCGCTTCGCCACGCAAAGGTCCTCGCGGAGCGCTTCGGGGCCCAGGATGGGTCAACGAGCTGCCGGCGAGCTGCTCAGGTGCTCTCGCAGACGTGAGGCGTAGCGGGCCGCGGCGGATCTCAGACGGGCGGCTTCGTCGGGATTCGTCCTCTCCAATGTGGTCCCGGCCAGGGTGTGGTGGCCGCATTGGAAGGCGAGGTAGCAGGGCCGGTAGAAGCGCAGCAGCCAGGGGGAGACGCGGTGGCCGCTGGCGTGCTCGACGTGCGTGGCGAGCGCGGGTTCGCTCAGGTCCAGTTCCACGGCGGCGCCCACGATGTCCCAGGCCACATCCTGACAGCCCACCAGATCGAGCCCGGCGTGGTGGTCCACTGCGTCCGTCTTGAGCAACCGGCCTCCGGGGAGGACAAGCCATTCCCATGCGTGAAGCTTGTGGTCTGTTTCCACGGGCCGCGTGGTTTGTGCGAGCGCGTCCAGGTGGGGCATCCATCCGTCGAGGACCCGCGCGAGTCCTTCGTCCAGGACCCGGGCGGTGTTGTACCGGGCCATCTCCAGCAACTGGTGCAGGGAGGCGCCGCGTCCGGGCTCCGGCGCGGGGAAGGCCCGTGCGCGGAAGCCGAGGTAGCGGCCCACGTGCTCCAGGAGCATGGCGCGGTCCAGCGCGCGTGCGAGCGGCAGGGGGCATGCTCGCGGTGCGGCGGGGTCCAGGTCGTCCGCGTGCGAGCGCGCGAGCCAGGGTTGGACGAGGAAGCCGTGCCGCAGTCCCGTGACCGGAGGGGTGAAGCCGGCGCTCGCGAGTTGGCGTGCTCGGTGGACCCGATGGTTCGCTGGGACTCCGAGGCCCGCGAAGCGAAGCAGGAAGGTTCCGCGCTCCGTGGTCAGCAGGTACTTGCGGCGCTCCTGCTGGACGTGGACCGCGGGCCAGTCTCGCGGATCCGGAAAGAGGTGCTGGCGCCAGGCGCCCGCGCTGATGTCCTCCAGCGGAGCGATGGCGGGTCCGGTGAGGTCTTCCACCCAGGCCATGAGTCGCGTGGCGCAGGTGTCGAAATCCGGGGGGTGACGGTGGGCGTGTGCCCAGCGTGCACGGTGATGCTCGCTGGCCATGGGGCCCGGAGCGCCCGCGTGGCTGGGGAAGAAGTGGAGCCGCTCGCGGCGCATGCCCCGGGCCTCCAGGAAGTCCGCCACCGCGCCGAAGGTGCTGCCCGACAGCCCAGGACCTTCATCCACGATGGACACCGCGTCCGAGTGGGCCGCGGTGTCCAACTCGCGTGTGAGCTGGAGGCCGGGACGCAACTGGCGTTCGAAAGGAGGACCCACGGGGCGGACCGTGACGGGCGGCGAGGATGCGCCGAGGCCCGCGGCGACGACGCACGCGAGCCCGGTACCGATGCTGCGCACGCCCACCACCCGCGTCGAACCCGCGAGCCGCGAGGCCCGCGCGGCCTCCAGATACAGCTCCGGGTACAGCGCGAAGTGCGCGTAGCCCTCGGGCTCCTTCAGGGTCACCCGCGCGGGCAGGGCGCTTCGCTCCAGTGACTGGAGTCTTGCTGACAGAGTGCTCCACCCCGACGATTCACGCAGCGCGTGGCGCGAGGCCGTGCCCGGTGCGGTGACGCCATCCCACGATTCACGCAGGCGCTTCGCGAGCGCCAGGGGCAAGGCGAGCCTGACCTCACGCTGGGGGCCTGCTCCGTCCTCGCCCGTGGCCTCCATGTCCGCGTCGAGCAGGCCCTGGGCGAGCACGCTGGCTTCGATGAACAGCGTTACCAGCTCCGCGTGCCGCTCCAGTCCTGGAGGGAGCGTGTCCAGTCTTCGCAGCCGGGACTTCAGCGGGCCGAGGACCTCCCTGGGGTCGAGCACTCGCGGATGGTCCCCATGAACGAGCATGCCCTCTCAGCTTCCGCCCGTCGTTTCCATGCAAGCACGCAGATGCCGGTACGCGATGGTGCCCAGGGCTTCGAGCGTGGGCTCCGTCCACATGACGGACCGCTCCGCGCGCACGTCCCGCGTGTACGCGATGAAGGCCTTCAGCTGCTCCGGACTGGGAGAGACGCAGGGGCGCCGCGTCTTCGCCAGCTCCAGCGCTTCGAGCGGCGCCAGTCCCTGATCCACCAGCACGCACAACGCCAGCAGCGCGCTCCGCCCGATGCCGTGCTCACAGTGGATGAGGACCTTCTGCTCCTTCGTCAGCCGTTCGCGCACCCACGCGACGCCGTCGTGGATCATCCGCAAATGAATGGCGCGCATGTCCACCGTGGGCAGGTGCAGGAAGGTGATGCCGTGCTCCCGGAGCACGTGCTCGTCGTCCTGGCACTCCACCCGGACATCCACCACATGACGCACGCCCAGCTTCTGGGCCAGATGCGCGGCGGCATCCATGGGATAGCTTCCGCCCACCGCCAACAGCGGCGTCACCCAATCGAGATTGAGCTCCCGCTCCTTCACGCGCATGCGTGCTCCCTTCCGCTCCAGCACCCTGGGGCAATGGAGGGAAGATGGGGCCCGCGGTGATGGACGGCCGGGCGGCCTCGAAGAGCTCCGGGCGCTCGGCCCGCTGAGTGGCGGTGGTGGGGGAAGGGACATGACGCCTTTCACGAAGGGCTGGCCGGTAGCGCTGTGGGTCGTGCTGCTCGTGGGCTGCGCGGCCCACCGTCCACCGCCCGCCGCCCCGGCTCCGCTCCAGGAGGTGGAGCGCTTCGCCCGGTTCGAGGTCGGCTTCACCGTCCCCGGCATCACGAGCGCCCCGGACGATGTCCCCGTGCACGCGCGCTTCGTGGCGCCCTCTGGCCGGGAGATGGACGTGGGCGGATTCCCCGTGGCGGGCGGCGGCTTCCGCGTGCGCTTCACGCCCCAGGAGGTGGGCGAATACCACTACCGCGTCCAGGCGGGAGCGAAGGAGGTCGCTTCGGGCCGGTTCCTGTCCCGGCCGTCGTCACGCCGGGGCTTCGTGCGCCGCAGCACGGTCTCCGCGCACCACCTGGCGTGGGACGACGGCACGCCCTTCCTTCCGCTGGGGGAGAACCGCTTCAACGTCTACGACCCCACCTGGAATCAGGGCCAGCAGTCCGCCACGGAGTACATCGCGGGCATGGCGGCGCGCGGGATGAACACGCTGCGCGTCTTCATCTTCACCGACTGCGAGCGGGAGGAGCCGGAGCCCGGCCCCCAGCCCGGCTGCCTGGAGCCGCGCCCCGGCGTCTTCGACCCGGAGGTCGCCGCGCACTACGACGCCATCCTCGACACCGCCGAGCGGCACGGCCTGCAGGTCATCCTCACCCTCTTCGCGGTGGGCTTCACGCCGGGCGAGACGTGGAAGAGTTGGGAGGACAACCCCTACAGCACCGCGCGCGGAGGCCCCGCCGCCATGCCCGATGACTTCTTCGACCGGCCACAGCTGGCCGAGCGGCGGCTGCGCTACGTGCTCGCGCGCTTCGGCGCGTCCCCCGCCCTGCTGGCCGTGGACCTGCTCAACGAGCCGGAGTGGGACGGCAACGTCGGCGAGGCGACGTGGATGCCCTGGGCGGTGAAGCTCGCGCAGACGTGGCATGCGGAGGACCCGTACGGGCACCTGGTCACGGTGGGCTCGGTGGGGCTGCACTGGAATGTCGATGGCGATGAGCGCCCCTGGTACGCGAGCCGGCAGGACGACCTCCTGCAATGGCACCTGTACGGGAAGGAGTTCTACGAGGTGCATGCGC
This DNA window, taken from Corallococcus coralloides DSM 2259, encodes the following:
- a CDS encoding beta-xylosidase, encoding MIEAVKLWNEPNNKSHWDLELDKDWLIYSRMVRLAGAAVRAEHPTLPRVLGGMSPIDPGFLERLDRQGALDEVDVVAVHGFPLDWNHWPIDEWPLRIAEVRAVSRHPVWVTEVGVSSFGAEEVQEFGLRRTAELLLGRVERLHWYSLYDLPRAWPATTRHREAEGSSYYRHFHMGLLREDGTPKRALRHFADYTPQLGICQWFHFQDPRLDEAVAWLKKLGVRHLRTGLSWADSLRPGAEEWFDQQMRALEDFDVTLTYCFTPESCGMTAHHTSPPNHVEEYADFCARMTRRYAS
- a CDS encoding FadR/GntR family transcriptional regulator, yielding MGMGRGGLVAYVEAQIERDIALGRLHPSGQFGSEAKLARRYEVCRGTIREALRRLAARGLVVQRPGRKTRAVALDESLTLENLGLALHDERSPEARWLLEGYFSLRRQVLVELLVDCCARASDLDLDRLGSTCFALWNAARWEPGATCAQLEFELLRQAARVADRPGHVLLVQSLQRAFLGGAAQLVPHMGGEALREWATCTMGALSERNVQALQQELPALLKACDELVLNAFAPAPQAHCSPEEDLAQEKQGPLVAPASANAQDEAHEARDLGVPLAATVKDEALEACPGVEADGLRHLAPVSPPGLASGGHGAECAGKDAMGSALGNLSDGRTGWNASSPGRCIQPEPPRTSLHEPSHGVKPSEGSLLQRTRALLGRWASRLWRSIAQAAGPPAS
- a CDS encoding protein-tyrosine phosphatase family protein, with translation MRVKERELNLDWVTPLLAVGGSYPMDAAAHLAQKLGVRHVVDVRVECQDDEHVLREHGITFLHLPTVDMRAIHLRMIHDGVAWVRERLTKEQKVLIHCEHGIGRSALLALCVLVDQGLAPLEALELAKTRRPCVSPSPEQLKAFIAYTRDVRAERSVMWTEPTLEALGTIAYRHLRACMETTGGS
- a CDS encoding DUF5060 domain-containing protein, with protein sequence MTPFTKGWPVALWVVLLVGCAAHRPPPAAPAPLQEVERFARFEVGFTVPGITSAPDDVPVHARFVAPSGREMDVGGFPVAGGGFRVRFTPQEVGEYHYRVQAGAKEVASGRFLSRPSSRRGFVRRSTVSAHHLAWDDGTPFLPLGENRFNVYDPTWNQGQQSATEYIAGMAARGMNTLRVFIFTDCEREEPEPGPQPGCLEPRPGVFDPEVAAHYDAILDTAERHGLQVILTLFAVGFTPGETWKSWEDNPYSTARGGPAAMPDDFFDRPQLAERRLRYVLARFGASPALLAVDLLNEPEWDGNVGEATWMPWAVKLAQTWHAEDPYGHLVTVGSVGLHWNVDGDERPWYASRQDDLLQWHLYGKEFYEVHALAAELTRKVAETWGYDKPILLGEFGYGGDDRRTYDHTHVGIWVTTFCGAGVLAHSAPPFTEDSDVPMTPERGRHFRVLADYLARLPPGTPLLPQEAPPASPAGTRAWSMGRPGLHALWVMGAKQGYGEPVSDARVRVRLAPGEYRITWWNDVTGEVLSREQRLVSDPEVSLTVPPFVRHAAGVVEVVR